Genomic segment of Streptomyces sp. NA02950:
GCCCGCCTCGCTGCCCGGCTATGTCGCGGGCCTCAAGCAGGGCTGGGCGTTCTCCTGGCGCTCGCTGATGGCCGCCGAGATCATCGCCAAGTCCCCCGAACTCGGGCTCGGACTCGGCCAGTACCTGGAGAACCAGCGCAACAACTCCGACATGGCCGGTGTGCTGCTCGGCATCACGCTCATCCTCGTCGTCGGTATCGCCATCGAGCTGCTGATCTTCGCCCCGATCGAGCGCCGCGTGCTGCGCAGCCGTGGCCTGCTGGTGAGCGCCCGCTGATGTCCGTCACGCCCCCGGCCCTGCTGGTCATCGCCCACGGCAGCCGCGACCCCCGGCACGCGGCGACCGTCGACGCGCTCTGCGCGCGCGTACGGTCGCTGCGGCCGGGGCTGCGGGTGGAAGCCGCCTTCCTGGACTTCAACGCGCCCCGGGTGGGCCAGGTCCTGGCCCGGCTCGCCGCCGAGGGCGTCACGGACATCGCCGCGCTCCCCCTGCTGCTCAACCGCGCCTTCCACGCCAAGTCCGACATCCCCGCGGTGCTGCGCGAGGCCACCGCCCGCCACCCGCGGCTGATCGTCCGGCAGACCGAGGTGCTGGGCCCCTCCCCACTGCTGACCGACGCGCTGGAACGCCGGCTGCACCAGGCCGGTCTGCGCCCGGCCGACCGACGCTCGACCGGGGTCGTCCTGGCCTCGGCGGGCTCCTCCGACCCGGAGGCGATCGCGGTGATCGCTGAAATCGCGCGGGAGTGGCGGCACACCGGATGGTGCGCCGTGCGACCCGCGTTCGCCTCCGCTTCCCTCCCCCGCACCGAGGACGCGGTCCGCGCGCTGCGCGCCGAAGGCGTCCGGCGCGTGGCCGTGGCCCCGTACGTCATCGCCCCCGGCCGCCTCCCGGACCGCATCGCCCACGGCGCCCGCGCGGCGGGCGCCGACCTCCTCGCCGGTGTCCTCGGCCCCGCCCCCGAACTGGCCCGCCTCCTCCTCCGCCGCTACGACGAGTCCCGCCCGGCCACCCCGGCGCTGCTGAGCGCCTGAGGCGTACGGTC
This window contains:
- a CDS encoding sirohydrochlorin chelatase, translating into MSVTPPALLVIAHGSRDPRHAATVDALCARVRSLRPGLRVEAAFLDFNAPRVGQVLARLAAEGVTDIAALPLLLNRAFHAKSDIPAVLREATARHPRLIVRQTEVLGPSPLLTDALERRLHQAGLRPADRRSTGVVLASAGSSDPEAIAVIAEIAREWRHTGWCAVRPAFASASLPRTEDAVRALRAEGVRRVAVAPYVIAPGRLPDRIAHGARAAGADLLAGVLGPAPELARLLLRRYDESRPATPALLSA